The following proteins are encoded in a genomic region of Ammospiza caudacuta isolate bAmmCau1 chromosome 3, bAmmCau1.pri, whole genome shotgun sequence:
- the FBXO30 gene encoding F-box only protein 30 produces MEEHQQHLHCVNCVSRRCMTRPEPGISCDLIGCPLVCGAVFHSCKAEEHRMLCPLERVPCLNSGFGCPFIVARNKIADHLEVCPASVVCCTMEWNRWPVSYADRKSYENLSKDVDEVEQLDMALALQDQRMLLESLKVATMMSKAGDQIAESREQTSVKSSAPDTVHTNGLMPVDEESYGALYQATVETTRSLAAALDILNTATRDIGMLSSNLCISPHEMKEDPKIKEQASSGIIQDKKSDSENPDEDNVGAVGGINFDSLSQNSQMEQNGSCDICYDVVQNHDLNLNLSNSSLLCNGFHVENVENECSKVLDHSEDLGVSNSKPSSVANGECTASHDDEALESCSSCPVTAQVEVIPADHLVNGNANHVLLPHNANEEEILERQVEQERLRNIDAFSLLRHRSYRFLVNHYWSTPKEDKAVDTSDLEITEDPMGLQGIDLITAALLFCLGDSPGGRGISESRAVDVYHVDFGTQTFSLPSAILATNTMVGEIASASACDHANPQLSNPSPFQTLGLDLVLEYVARYQTKQRSMFTFVCGQLFRRNEFSSHFKNVHGDIHAGLNGWMEQRCPLAYYGCTYSQRRFCPSTQGAKIIHDRHLRSFGVQPCISTVLVEPAKSCLIGLHNDHLSSLPFEVLQHIASFLDGFSLCQLSRVSRLMRDVCGSLLQARGMVILLWEKRKCPEGSSWQVKEKVWRFSTAFCTVNEWKFADIVSMADHLKKCSYNAVERREEAVPLPCMCVTRELTKEGRSLRSVLKPVL; encoded by the exons ATGGAGGAACATCAGCAGCACTTACACTGTGTGAACTGCGTCAGCCGTCGTTGTATGACCAGACCAGAGCCGGGCATTTCCTGTGATCTCATTGGCTGCCCCTTGGTTTGTGGGGCAGTTTTTCACTCATGCAAAGCTGAGGAACATCGCATGCTATGTCCACTTGAAAGAGTGCCTTGTTTGAATAGTGGCTTTGGATGTCCCTTCATAGTAGCCCGAAACAAAATTGCTGATCATCTAGAAGTTTGTCCTGCAAGCGTGGTGTGTTGTACCATGGAGTGGAATAGATGGCCAGTCAGTTACGCTGACCGAAAATCTTACGAAAACCTGAGTAAAGATGTCGATGAAGTGGAGCAGCTAGATATGGCTTTAGCTCTTCAAGACCAGCGCATGTTATTAGAATCACTTAAAGTAGCAACTATGATGTCAAAAGCAGGTGATCAAATAGCAGAATCCAGAGAGCAAACCTCTGTCAAATCAAGTGCCCCCGATACAGTGCATACCAACGGTTTGATGCCTGTAGATGAAGAGTCCTATGGTGCACTTTATCAAGCTACTGTAGAAACAACGAGAAGTTTAGCTGCTGCTCTGGATATCCTGAACACTGCTACAAGGGACATTGGCATGTTAAGTTCAAACCTCTGCATTTCACCACATGAAATGAAAGAAGATCCCAAGATTAAAGAACAAGCTTCTAGTGGCATTATTCAGGATAAGAAGTCTGACTCTGAAAATCCAGATGAAGATAATGTAGGAGCAGTTGGGGGAATTAACTTTGATAGCCTGAGTCAAAATTCACAAATGGAACAAAATGGTTCTTGTGATATTTGTTATGATGTAGTGCAAAACCATGATTTAAATCTAAACCTCAGTAACTCCTCACTTTTGTGTAATGGTTTTCATGtagaaaatgtagaaaatgaATGTTCAAAGGTGTTGGACCACAGTGAAGATCTTGGTGTATCTAACTCAAAACCGTCCAGTGTAGCAAATGGTGAATGTACTGCATCTCATGATGATGAAGCATTAGAGtcttgcagctcctgccctgtaACAGCACAAGTTGAAGTAATACCAGCTGATCACTTAGTTAATGGCAATGCTAATCATGTGCTACTTCCCCATAATGCTAATGAAGAAGAAATATTAGAGAGACAAGTGGAGCAAGAAAGATTGAGAAACATAGATGCGTTTTCACTTTTACGGCATCGATCGTACAGATTCCTTGTTAACCATTATTGGTCAACACCAAAAGAAGACAAGGCTGTTGATACATCAGATTTGGAGATAACAGAAGATCCTATGGGTCTTCAGGGAATTGATCTAATCACTGCAGCTCTGTTGTTTTGCCTAGGAGATTCTCCCGGAGGTAGGGGGATTTCGGAAAGTCGCGCTGTTGATGTATATCACGTTGACTTTGGGACCCAGACATTTTCTCTCCCATCTGCTATATTGGCCACAAATACAATGGTGGGGGAAATAGCTTCAGCTTCTGCATGTGATCATGCCAACCCACAGCTCTCAAATCCAAGTCCATTCCAAACCCTTGGATTGGATTTGGTACTGGAATATGTGGCTAGATACCAAACAAAACAGCGTtcaatgtttacatttgttTGTGGACAGTTGTTTAGAAGGAATGAATTTTCGTCGCATTTTAAGAATGTGCATGGAGACATTCATGCTGGCCTTAATGGCTGGATGGAGCAGAGGTGCCCTTTGGCATATTATGGGTGCACGTATTCTCAACGAAGGTTTTGCCCTTCAACGCAAGGGGCAAAAATTATTCATGACCGCCACTTACGGTCATTTGGAGTTCAGCCTTGTATATCCACAGTATTAGTAGAACCAGCAAAAAGCTGCTTAATTGGACTACACAATGACCATCTGAGTAGTCTACCTtttgaggtgctgcagcacatTGCTAGTTTTCTAGATGGCTTTAGTTTATGTCAGCTCTCAAGAGTGTCACGTTTAATGAGAGATGTGTGTGGAAGCTTGCTTCAAGCACGTGGAATGGTGATACTGCTTTGGGAGAAGAGAAAGTGCCCAGAAGGAAGTTCTTGGCAGGTAAAAGAAAAG GTCTGGCGCTTCAGTACAGCCTTTTGTACTGTGAATGAGTGGAAGTTTGCTGACATTGTGAGCATGGCTGACCACTTGAAGAAGTGTAGCTACAACGCcgtggagaggagagaggaggccGTGCCGCTGCCATGCATGTGTGTGACGCGAGAGCTCACCAAGGAGGGACGCTCGCTGCGCTCTGTTTTGAAGCCAGTACTTTAA